A genomic segment from Roseofilum reptotaenium CS-1145 encodes:
- the ilvB gene encoding biosynthetic-type acetolactate synthase large subunit, with product MQATTVIATRRTGAYALMDSLKRHGVKHIFGYPGGAILPIYDELYRCEANGELKHFLVRHEQGASHAADAYARATGKVGVCFGTSGPGATNLVTGIATAQMDSIPMVVITGQVTRAAIGTDAFQETDIYGITLPVVKHSYVVRHAQDMARIVAEAFHIASTGRPGPVLIDIPKDVGTEECDYVPVEPGTIKLPGYRPTIKGNPRQINQAIALMQEAERPLLYVGGGAIASGAHAELKELAELFQIPLTTTFMAKGAFDEKHPLSVGMLGMHGTAYANFAVSECDLLIAVGARFDDRVTGKLDEFAARAQVIHIDIDPAEVGKNRTPEVPIVGDVRQVLIDLLTRCHQMGLSGQPTKTTLWLERINRWRTDYPLVIPRPEGQLSPQEVIYSVGQQAPDAFYTTDVGQHQMWGAQFLENGPRQWISSGGLGTMGFGVPAAMGAKVALPDEQVICIAGDASIQMNIQELGTIAQYGINVKVVIVNNAWQGMVRQWQETFYGERYSATNMEVGMPDFVKLADAYGIKGMRIDRRDQLEGAIAEMLAYDGPVVLDAHVTRDENCYPMVAPGKSNSQMLGLPTPKKEQSLELLYCTSCGAKNAPSNHFCPECGAKL from the coding sequence ATGCAAGCCACAACGGTAATAGCTACTCGAAGAACGGGCGCATATGCCCTTATGGATAGCTTAAAACGGCACGGAGTCAAGCATATTTTTGGTTATCCAGGGGGAGCAATTCTACCGATCTATGATGAATTGTATCGCTGCGAAGCCAATGGAGAACTGAAACATTTCTTGGTCAGACATGAACAAGGGGCTTCCCATGCGGCAGATGCTTATGCCCGCGCTACGGGTAAAGTGGGTGTGTGTTTTGGTACTTCTGGCCCTGGAGCAACGAACTTAGTTACGGGTATCGCTACAGCTCAAATGGACTCGATTCCGATGGTCGTTATTACCGGACAGGTGACTCGGGCAGCCATTGGTACAGATGCATTCCAAGAAACGGATATTTATGGGATTACCCTGCCGGTGGTGAAGCATTCTTATGTCGTTCGTCATGCCCAAGATATGGCTCGAATTGTGGCTGAGGCTTTTCATATTGCCAGTACAGGACGGCCGGGGCCGGTTTTGATTGATATTCCCAAGGATGTGGGCACAGAAGAATGTGATTATGTACCCGTAGAACCGGGAACGATTAAGTTACCTGGCTATCGACCCACCATTAAGGGGAATCCTCGGCAAATTAATCAGGCGATCGCCTTAATGCAAGAAGCTGAACGTCCCCTACTCTACGTTGGGGGTGGAGCAATAGCTTCTGGGGCCCATGCGGAACTTAAGGAACTGGCTGAACTATTCCAAATTCCCCTGACCACCACGTTCATGGCGAAAGGAGCCTTTGATGAAAAACACCCCCTATCGGTGGGGATGTTGGGAATGCATGGTACAGCCTATGCTAACTTTGCCGTTAGTGAATGTGACCTGTTAATCGCTGTTGGGGCCCGCTTCGATGACCGGGTAACCGGAAAATTAGATGAGTTTGCCGCCCGCGCTCAAGTAATCCATATTGATATTGACCCAGCAGAAGTGGGTAAAAACCGCACCCCAGAAGTTCCAATTGTGGGTGATGTGCGCCAAGTATTAATCGATCTGCTGACTCGCTGTCATCAAATGGGTCTATCGGGTCAACCAACCAAAACCACTCTGTGGTTAGAGCGGATTAATCGCTGGCGCACGGACTATCCCCTAGTTATTCCTCGTCCGGAAGGGCAACTCTCTCCCCAAGAGGTGATCTACTCCGTTGGCCAACAAGCTCCTGATGCGTTCTACACAACCGATGTGGGACAACACCAAATGTGGGGAGCGCAATTCTTGGAAAATGGCCCTCGGCAATGGATTTCCAGTGGTGGCTTGGGAACCATGGGCTTTGGTGTGCCCGCAGCGATGGGAGCTAAGGTGGCTCTGCCGGATGAACAGGTGATTTGTATTGCTGGAGATGCCAGTATCCAGATGAATATTCAGGAACTGGGTACGATCGCCCAATATGGCATTAATGTCAAAGTGGTGATCGTCAATAATGCTTGGCAAGGTATGGTACGCCAGTGGCAAGAAACGTTCTATGGTGAGCGCTATTCTGCTACCAATATGGAAGTGGGAATGCCCGATTTTGTGAAACTGGCAGATGCTTATGGCATTAAAGGCATGAGGATCGATCGCCGGGATCAGCTCGAAGGGGCGATCGCCGAAATGCTTGCCTATGATGGCCCTGTAGTTCTTGATGCCCATGTCACTCGCGACGAAAACTGTTATCCCATGGTGGCTCCGGGTAAGAGCAATTCCCAAATGCTCGGCTTGCCTACACCCAAAAAGGAACAGTCTTTAGAGTTACTCTATTGCACCAGTTGTGGCGCCAAAAACGCCCCCAGTAACCACTTCTGTCCCGAATGTGGCGCGAAACTCTAA
- a CDS encoding pentapeptide repeat-containing protein — MNKAISTALIILGFTLATPVAAEDLEDLRQLLSSKQCPMCNLSESGLSMAQLENADLTGADLSFANLDNADLSGANLSGADLTGALLYKADLRRANLAGANLAGANLMGTDLSYADLTGANLAGANLSGAYMANAKIEGAVINTAILNGVLEFPGGVLSPEDYYRLAFVDARSGNHRGALEKHSLALQIDPNFAPAYLGRGVSRLQLGDGSGAIADWTVARTIFETQGNEEGSEISQEFIDVTEKAIEESKKGTRRGGFMSIINQLAPMFLQFLL; from the coding sequence ATGAATAAAGCAATCTCCACCGCACTTATAATTCTGGGTTTCACTTTAGCCACTCCTGTGGCAGCAGAAGATTTAGAAGATCTTAGACAACTCCTCTCTTCTAAGCAATGTCCGATGTGTAACCTGAGCGAGTCAGGGTTAAGTATGGCTCAGTTAGAGAATGCCGACTTAACAGGAGCTGATTTAAGTTTTGCCAATTTGGATAATGCAGATTTAAGTGGAGCGAATTTGAGTGGGGCAGATCTGACGGGAGCGCTGTTATATAAGGCAGATCTGCGACGTGCCAATTTAGCCGGAGCCAATTTAGCTGGAGCCAATTTAATGGGCACAGATTTATCCTATGCTGACCTGACTGGGGCGAATTTGGCTGGCGCAAATTTGAGTGGGGCATATATGGCCAATGCCAAAATTGAAGGAGCAGTTATTAATACAGCAATTCTGAATGGAGTGCTTGAATTTCCGGGTGGAGTTCTGAGTCCAGAGGATTATTATCGGTTAGCGTTTGTCGATGCTCGTTCTGGAAATCATCGAGGAGCGCTGGAAAAGCATAGTTTAGCCCTACAGATCGATCCCAATTTCGCCCCCGCTTATTTAGGACGTGGGGTAAGTCGGTTGCAACTTGGAGATGGAAGTGGGGCGATCGCCGATTGGACAGTAGCCCGTACTATTTTTGAAACCCAAGGCAATGAGGAAGGCTCCGAAATCTCTCAAGAATTTATTGACGTGACGGAAAAGGCGATCGAGGAAAGCAAAAAAGGCACGCGACGGGGAGGGTTTATGAGCATTATTAACCAACTAGCTCCCATGTTTCTCCAATTCCTGTTGTAA